The following coding sequences are from one Sandaracinaceae bacterium window:
- the gspD gene encoding type II secretion system secretin GspD, producing the protein MRLRLLGLLLALSIPLDARAQDAEAEEPPSPARPGERVRFNLEDGDLMDLVQMMIRLTGRRIIVTGATREIRATVASQRDVTAGEAWEAFQAILEQNGLTLVRRGRIYYVQDNDEIVRDPTPFVTDDDAVGGGERYLTWLHHVSHVPVAEAAQLLETFRSPSGRIVTHASTATLILVDTGANIGRMRRILEEIDVPRGDAHVWVERLHFADAEETAQQVMSVLGEADETPTPSARPSTPRRPARATPQTEAGTTAVGGEGQRDVYRVLSEPRTNALIIVATEDGYRRVIGLLRELDREDGARATVRVHRLQHGDSANVATTLQSLLGLSESQPGQAQGQSLGLQGRVRVEAHADLNALVVTATPADQRAVQDLIDELDAPPRQVFLEMVVMELTVDHSNALHVDLLGGLAQLFGTSAMGFFHAGVAPSSENLLNGLLFGVTGDDVSGLSLNGESVPQYGALIHALAGTTQADILSTPHVLVLDNREASINIGQSVPLQGSSVPGFNPLLTGADDASAAAAASAFTSSSTSGGRRDTGTIVEVTPHVNDDGEIRLEIRAEDSRAADSAEGNLNATIFNQSVAETELVAHDGQTVVIGGLTRDQTELIRSGVPILSDIPILGALFGRTEERTVRRNLLFFVTPWVIRSPADLRAIVERRMRERRELIERQMAFSDDWSPPVDYSRTRGLVAEILTTLEQDDVVAANVAAPPEHTVRPPIDAAPVAD; encoded by the coding sequence ATGCGCCTCCGACTGCTCGGTCTCCTCCTGGCCCTCTCGATCCCGCTCGACGCCAGGGCGCAAGACGCGGAGGCGGAGGAGCCGCCCTCCCCCGCGCGCCCGGGAGAGCGCGTGCGCTTCAACCTCGAGGACGGGGATCTGATGGACCTCGTGCAGATGATGATCCGCCTCACGGGGCGGAGAATCATCGTGACCGGGGCGACGCGCGAGATCCGCGCGACGGTGGCCAGCCAGCGAGACGTCACCGCGGGAGAGGCGTGGGAAGCGTTCCAGGCGATCCTCGAGCAGAACGGGCTCACGCTCGTGCGCCGCGGCCGGATCTACTACGTCCAGGACAACGACGAGATCGTGCGCGACCCCACCCCATTCGTGACCGACGACGACGCGGTCGGCGGCGGCGAGCGCTATCTCACCTGGCTCCACCACGTCTCGCACGTGCCGGTCGCCGAGGCGGCGCAGCTCCTCGAGACCTTCCGCTCCCCCTCGGGTCGCATCGTCACGCACGCGTCGACGGCGACCCTGATCCTCGTCGACACCGGCGCGAACATCGGGCGCATGCGACGCATCCTCGAAGAGATCGACGTGCCGCGGGGCGACGCGCACGTCTGGGTCGAGCGCTTGCACTTCGCGGACGCGGAGGAGACCGCGCAGCAGGTGATGTCGGTGCTCGGAGAAGCGGACGAGACGCCCACTCCGAGCGCGCGCCCCTCCACCCCACGTCGCCCCGCCCGCGCCACACCACAGACCGAGGCGGGCACGACCGCGGTCGGCGGTGAGGGGCAGCGCGACGTCTACCGCGTGCTGAGCGAGCCGCGCACCAACGCGCTCATCATCGTCGCGACCGAGGACGGCTACCGCCGGGTGATCGGCTTGCTCCGCGAGCTCGACCGCGAGGACGGCGCGCGCGCCACCGTCCGCGTCCACCGGCTCCAGCACGGCGACTCGGCGAACGTCGCCACGACCCTGCAGAGCCTGCTCGGGCTCTCGGAGTCGCAACCGGGCCAGGCGCAGGGTCAGTCGCTCGGGCTACAGGGTCGCGTGCGCGTGGAAGCGCACGCCGACCTGAACGCGCTCGTGGTGACGGCGACGCCCGCGGACCAGCGCGCGGTGCAGGACCTGATCGACGAGCTCGACGCGCCCCCGCGGCAGGTCTTCCTGGAGATGGTGGTCATGGAGCTGACGGTCGATCACTCCAACGCGCTGCACGTGGATCTGCTCGGCGGGCTGGCGCAGCTCTTCGGCACGAGCGCGATGGGCTTCTTCCACGCGGGCGTGGCGCCCTCGAGCGAGAACCTCCTCAACGGGCTCCTCTTCGGCGTGACGGGCGACGACGTGAGCGGGCTGAGCCTGAACGGGGAGTCCGTCCCGCAGTACGGCGCGCTCATCCACGCGCTGGCCGGGACGACCCAGGCCGACATCCTGTCGACCCCGCACGTGCTCGTGCTCGACAACCGCGAGGCGAGCATCAACATCGGCCAGTCGGTCCCGCTCCAGGGCTCGAGCGTGCCGGGCTTCAACCCGCTCCTGACCGGCGCCGACGACGCGAGCGCGGCGGCCGCCGCGTCGGCCTTCACCTCGAGCAGCACGAGCGGCGGCCGTCGAGACACCGGCACCATCGTGGAGGTGACGCCGCACGTGAACGACGACGGCGAGATCCGCCTCGAGATCCGGGCCGAGGACTCGCGCGCGGCCGACTCCGCCGAGGGCAACCTGAACGCGACCATCTTCAACCAGAGCGTGGCCGAGACCGAGCTGGTCGCGCACGACGGTCAGACGGTGGTGATCGGCGGCCTCACGCGCGACCAGACCGAGCTGATCCGTAGCGGCGTGCCGATCCTGAGCGACATCCCCATCCTCGGCGCGCTCTTCGGCCGCACCGAGGAGCGTACCGTCCGACGCAACCTCCTGTTCTTCGTCACCCCCTGGGTGATCCGCTCCCCCGCGGACCTTCGCGCCATCGTCGAGCGGCGCATGCGCGAGCGCCGCGAGCTGATCGAGCGCCAGATGGCCTTCTCCGACGACTGGAGCCCCCCGGTCGACTACTCGCGAACCCGCGGCCTCGTCGCAGAGATCCTCACCACGCTCGAGCAAGACGACGTCGTCGCGGCGAACGTCGCGGCGCCCCCCGAGCATACCGTCCGCCCGCCGATCGACGCCGCGCCCGTAGCGGACTGA
- a CDS encoding Rpn family recombination-promoting nuclease/putative transposase codes for MPDESSPHDRLVREIFGSPEHMADALRGALPPRLARRIDWSTLRREPGTFVDRRGESRTDLLFSARIGERRLLLYFLFEHQSTPDADMPLRVLIYAGRIWRSVRADQRKRGVSEPLPPIVPVILHHGRTGWTAPRRLHQMLGWDDATRRVLARFVPNLELIVDDLTRVPEEQLLRRDMRPLGKVVFWAIRAARVGFEPRLLDAWAAELNAAEADAPSEAFAHLLRYLLGIDEGVGILDALRETQLSDEVREAVMGYQQIWLEEGRVEGRVEGRVEGRVETLSLQLEERFGPLSGELRERLQRASIAQLDAWARRVLSAPSLEDLLDG; via the coding sequence ATGCCCGACGAGAGCTCCCCCCACGATCGCCTGGTCCGAGAGATCTTCGGTTCCCCCGAGCACATGGCCGACGCCCTGCGTGGCGCGCTCCCGCCCCGACTCGCGCGGCGCATCGACTGGTCGACGCTGCGCCGGGAGCCCGGGACGTTCGTGGACCGGCGCGGCGAATCGCGGACGGATCTCTTGTTCTCGGCGCGCATCGGCGAGCGCCGACTGCTCCTCTACTTCCTGTTCGAGCACCAATCGACGCCGGACGCCGACATGCCGCTCCGCGTCCTGATCTACGCGGGCCGCATCTGGCGCTCGGTGCGGGCGGATCAGCGGAAGCGCGGCGTCTCCGAGCCGCTGCCGCCGATCGTCCCCGTGATCCTCCACCACGGCCGCACCGGGTGGACCGCGCCGCGCAGGCTTCACCAGATGCTCGGCTGGGACGACGCGACGCGGCGCGTCCTGGCCCGCTTCGTGCCCAACCTCGAGCTCATCGTGGACGACCTCACCCGCGTGCCCGAAGAGCAGCTCCTGCGGCGCGACATGCGGCCCCTGGGAAAGGTCGTCTTCTGGGCCATTCGCGCCGCCCGGGTCGGCTTCGAGCCGCGGCTGCTCGACGCGTGGGCGGCGGAGCTGAACGCGGCGGAGGCCGACGCGCCGAGCGAGGCGTTCGCACACCTGCTGCGCTATCTTCTGGGCATCGATGAGGGCGTCGGGATCCTCGACGCGCTGCGCGAGACCCAGCTCTCGGACGAGGTGAGGGAGGCGGTCATGGGATACCAGCAGATCTGGTTGGAAGAGGGGCGCGTCGAGGGACGCGTCGAGGGGCGCGTCGAGGGGCGCGTCGAGACGCTCTCGCTCCAGCTCGAGGAGCGCTTCGGTCCGCTGTCCGGCGAGCTCCGCGAGCGTCTGCAGCGCGCGTCGATCGCGCAGCTCGACGCCTGGGCGAGGCGCGTCCTCAGCGCGCCCAGCCTCGAAGATCTGCTCGACGGCTGA
- a CDS encoding methylmalonyl-CoA mutase family protein yields the protein MADDDRYRLKHPVRLVTAAALFDGHDASINIMRRILQASGAEVIHLGHNRAVEEVALAAVQEDAQGIALTSYQGGHVEYFEYLRQRLDALGAPHVRIFGGGGGVIVQKEIDRLHQNGIDRIFSPEDGRNMGLQGMIDVVLEGCDYDIAEKAPASDEGWLPLARKISLVELGKERPEGEPPKVPVIGLTGTGGAGKSSLTDELVRRFVTDFPRKRVAVLCVDPTKRKTGGALLGDRIRMNSIKQGRVFMRSLATRGSRDEVGAAAKDVIAAMKHEGFDIIFVETAGIGQGDSSVTELADLSLYVMTAEYGAPSQLEKIEMLDYADFIAINKFTRRGSEDALRDVRKQFQRNQQRFTDDPKTLPVFGTSAAHFNDSGVNALYAHLVKAASDRFELGWSSHYEAGPARVTDTSQHVIPPGRERYLSEISDMCRGYRQWTSEQCALASDVDALARTTQLLGGPAHPGFLPYGEAALGAAKESVAGLMAEHDERLERLDARCRQILSEWSDWDAAYAADQYTYRVRTRDITVESYRHSLSDTKIPKVARPRYEGAADRLRWRLLESVPGEYPYTAGTFPFKRTAEDPTRMFAGEGPSERTNARFHYLAGGQPAARLSTAFDSITLYGEDPDFRPDIYGKIGESGVSVFTVEEAERLYAGFDLCDPTTSVSMTINGPAPTVLAFFFNTAIRQQCRRFLKEEGRLDIDDKMVLQPDAERGATWAETRALLSDEELAACRERALKSVRGTVQADILKEDQGQNTCIFSTEFALKMMGDVQQFFIDHGVRNFYSVSISGYHIAEAGANPIHQLAYTLANGFTYVEYYKARGMDVNAFAPNLSFFFSNGMDPEYSVIGRVARRVWAVAMKRLYGANARSQMLKYHIQTSGRSLHAMEIEFNDVRTTLQALLATYDNAQSLHTNAYDEAITTPTEESVRRAMAIQLIINKEFGLVFCENATQGSFLIEELTDLVEEAVLLEFDRLTERGGVLGAMERQYQRGQIQDDSLKYEHQKHSGELPIIGVNTFLPKHAAEASTPTEVALTRASKEEKERCITRLEAFHAAHRADAQEALAELERAALANENLFDALLHATEHCSLGQITQALYRVGGEYRRNL from the coding sequence ATGGCAGACGATGATCGCTACCGGCTGAAGCACCCGGTCCGCCTCGTGACGGCGGCGGCGCTCTTCGATGGACACGACGCCTCCATCAACATCATGCGCCGCATCCTGCAGGCGTCGGGCGCGGAGGTGATCCACCTCGGGCACAACCGCGCGGTGGAAGAGGTCGCGCTGGCCGCGGTCCAGGAGGACGCGCAGGGCATCGCGCTGACGAGCTACCAGGGCGGGCACGTCGAGTACTTCGAGTACCTCCGCCAGCGCCTGGACGCGCTGGGCGCGCCCCACGTCCGCATCTTCGGCGGCGGCGGCGGCGTCATCGTGCAGAAGGAGATCGACCGCCTCCACCAGAACGGCATCGACCGCATCTTCAGCCCCGAGGACGGCCGCAACATGGGCCTTCAGGGCATGATCGACGTGGTCCTCGAGGGCTGCGACTACGACATCGCGGAGAAGGCGCCGGCCAGCGACGAGGGCTGGCTGCCGCTCGCGCGCAAGATCTCGCTCGTGGAGCTCGGCAAGGAGCGACCCGAGGGCGAGCCGCCGAAGGTCCCCGTGATCGGCCTGACCGGCACCGGCGGCGCGGGCAAGAGCTCGCTGACGGATGAGCTGGTCCGGCGCTTCGTCACGGACTTCCCACGGAAGCGCGTCGCGGTGCTCTGCGTCGACCCGACCAAGCGCAAGACGGGCGGCGCGCTGCTCGGCGACCGCATCCGGATGAACAGCATCAAGCAGGGGCGCGTCTTCATGCGCTCGCTCGCCACGCGTGGCTCGCGCGACGAGGTGGGCGCCGCGGCCAAGGACGTGATCGCCGCGATGAAGCACGAGGGCTTCGACATCATCTTCGTGGAGACGGCCGGGATCGGGCAGGGCGACAGCTCCGTCACCGAGCTGGCCGACCTGAGCCTCTACGTGATGACGGCCGAGTACGGCGCGCCGAGCCAGCTCGAGAAGATCGAGATGCTCGACTACGCGGACTTCATCGCGATCAACAAGTTCACGCGGCGCGGCTCGGAAGACGCCTTGCGTGATGTGCGCAAGCAGTTCCAGCGCAATCAGCAGCGCTTCACCGACGATCCCAAGACGCTCCCCGTCTTCGGCACCAGCGCGGCGCACTTCAACGACAGCGGCGTCAACGCGCTCTACGCGCACCTCGTGAAGGCGGCGAGCGACCGCTTCGAGCTCGGCTGGAGCTCGCACTACGAGGCGGGCCCGGCGCGGGTCACCGACACCAGCCAGCACGTGATCCCGCCCGGCCGCGAGCGCTACCTCAGCGAGATCAGCGACATGTGTCGCGGCTACCGCCAGTGGACGAGCGAGCAGTGCGCGCTGGCCAGCGACGTCGACGCGCTCGCGCGCACCACGCAGCTCCTCGGCGGCCCCGCCCACCCCGGCTTCCTCCCCTACGGCGAGGCGGCGCTCGGGGCCGCGAAGGAGAGCGTCGCGGGGCTCATGGCGGAGCACGACGAGCGCCTCGAGCGCCTCGACGCGCGGTGCAGGCAGATCCTCTCCGAGTGGAGCGACTGGGACGCCGCCTACGCCGCGGACCAGTACACCTACCGCGTCCGCACCCGCGACATCACGGTCGAGAGCTACCGCCACTCGCTGAGCGACACGAAGATCCCGAAGGTCGCGCGCCCGCGCTACGAGGGCGCGGCGGACCGGCTCCGCTGGCGGCTGCTCGAGAGCGTGCCGGGCGAGTATCCCTATACGGCGGGCACCTTCCCGTTCAAGCGCACGGCCGAGGACCCGACGCGCATGTTCGCGGGTGAGGGGCCGTCGGAGCGCACCAACGCGCGCTTCCACTACCTCGCGGGCGGTCAGCCAGCGGCGCGCCTCAGCACCGCCTTCGACTCGATCACGCTCTACGGCGAAGACCCGGACTTCCGCCCCGACATCTACGGCAAGATCGGCGAGAGCGGCGTCAGCGTCTTCACGGTCGAGGAGGCCGAGCGCCTCTACGCGGGCTTCGATCTGTGCGACCCGACGACCAGCGTCTCGATGACCATCAACGGGCCCGCGCCGACGGTGCTCGCCTTCTTCTTCAACACCGCCATCCGCCAGCAGTGCCGCCGCTTCCTGAAGGAGGAGGGCCGGCTCGACATCGACGACAAGATGGTGCTCCAGCCGGACGCCGAGCGCGGCGCCACCTGGGCCGAGACCCGCGCGCTACTGAGCGACGAGGAGCTCGCGGCGTGCCGGGAGAGGGCGCTGAAGAGCGTCCGCGGCACCGTGCAGGCCGACATCCTCAAGGAGGATCAGGGCCAGAACACGTGCATCTTCAGCACCGAGTTCGCGCTGAAGATGATGGGCGACGTGCAGCAGTTCTTCATCGACCACGGGGTCCGGAATTTCTACAGCGTCTCGATCAGCGGCTACCACATCGCCGAGGCTGGCGCGAACCCGATCCACCAGCTCGCCTACACCCTCGCCAACGGCTTCACGTACGTGGAGTACTACAAGGCGCGTGGCATGGACGTGAACGCCTTCGCGCCCAACCTGAGCTTCTTCTTCTCGAACGGGATGGACCCGGAGTACAGCGTCATCGGTCGGGTGGCGCGGCGCGTCTGGGCGGTCGCGATGAAGCGGCTCTACGGGGCGAACGCGCGCAGCCAGATGCTCAAGTATCACATCCAGACGAGTGGCCGATCGCTGCACGCGATGGAGATCGAGTTCAACGACGTCCGGACCACGCTCCAGGCACTGCTCGCCACCTACGACAACGCGCAGTCCCTCCACACCAACGCGTACGATGAGGCGATCACCACGCCGACCGAGGAGTCGGTGCGCCGCGCGATGGCGATCCAGCTCATCATCAACAAGGAGTTCGGCCTCGTCTTCTGCGAGAACGCCACGCAGGGAAGCTTCCTCATCGAGGAGCTCACCGACCTCGTGGAGGAGGCGGTGCTGTTGGAGTTCGACCGTCTCACCGAGCGCGGCGGCGTGCTCGGCGCCATGGAGCGCCAGTACCAGCGCGGTCAGATCCAGGACGACTCGCTGAAGTACGAGCACCAGAAGCACTCCGGCGAGCTGCCGATCATCGGCGTCAACACCTTCCTCCCCAAGCACGCGGCTGAGGCCTCCACCCCGACCGAGGTCGCGCTCACCCGCGCGAGCAAGGAAGAGAAGGAGCGCTGCATCACCCGGCTCGAGGCCTTCCACGCCGCGCACCGCGCGGACGCGCAGGAGGCGCTCGCCGAGCTCGAGCGGGCCGCGCTCGCGAACGAGAACCTCTTCGACGCCTTGCTGCACGCCACCGAGCACTGCTCGCTCGGCCAGATCACCCAGGCCCTCTACCGCGTCGGCGGCGAGTACCGCCGCAACCTGTGA
- a CDS encoding MYXO-CTERM sorting domain-containing protein encodes MRIARTLGLLVLLTPLAARADVAPPPLEEMSCPRGAIAILPEVEEGATDPLGRPLRPWPVCVPTRCASDADCDGGRTCAPEEIGMCLEEVEGQAHPRIRPRGCEPDGTCLNNDSTCDRARRCVEPDGEPPPIGEPTEPATEPATEPATEPAVEAEEPPAAAQSAGCGCRSAGHAPNLPWLMLGAFGWLIGRAGRRRSVSRG; translated from the coding sequence ATGCGAATCGCTCGAACGCTCGGCCTGCTCGTCCTCCTGACCCCGCTCGCGGCCCGCGCCGACGTCGCGCCGCCGCCGCTCGAGGAGATGAGCTGCCCACGCGGCGCCATCGCCATCCTCCCGGAGGTCGAAGAGGGCGCGACCGATCCGCTCGGTCGACCGCTGCGGCCGTGGCCCGTCTGCGTGCCCACGCGCTGCGCGTCGGACGCGGACTGCGACGGGGGGCGGACCTGCGCGCCCGAGGAGATCGGGATGTGCCTCGAGGAGGTCGAGGGGCAGGCGCACCCGCGCATCCGCCCCCGCGGCTGCGAGCCCGACGGGACCTGCCTGAACAACGACAGCACGTGCGATCGTGCGCGACGCTGCGTCGAGCCCGACGGCGAGCCGCCGCCCATCGGGGAGCCGACGGAGCCCGCGACAGAGCCGGCGACAGAGCCGGCGACGGAGCCCGCGGTCGAGGCCGAGGAGCCGCCGGCCGCGGCGCAGAGCGCCGGCTGTGGCTGCCGGAGCGCGGGTCACGCACCCAACCTCCCCTGGCTCATGCTGGGCGCGTTCGGGTGGCTGATCGGGCGCGCGGGCCGACGGCGCTCGGTCAGTCGGGGCTGA
- a CDS encoding pectin acetylesterase-family hydrolase, with the protein MRTTTLTHRRATGGLLAVVLTLGACASSSTDSTPDAAAPDARRLDADDPRPPPPPPRRAWSPAPLPPAYDPGPATDREPLALPEREWAWVPLPRTRCLDGSSSGVLISAGAPDAGLILYLQEGGACFNEASCSSGTSRFSFGAEAGERFAERLDTYTWLFTRGDASNPFRDWTFVFVPYCSGDVFAGDVLEAESGFTHVGAVNMRIALERLTDTFEPSHVLLTGSSAGGFGAAMSYERVHDAFVDARVTLLDDSGTPLHEPYMPTCLQRQWRDAWGLTRTLPSSCEVCREPEGGGLVGLLSHLAERYPAQRFGLMTYREDYVIRLFFSMGYTARCDVFTLYPPEVFVEGVGQLEREVFAPHANLSLFVAEGAEHMLLPGAGSDPDRAFVRDLVFGE; encoded by the coding sequence ATGCGGACCACCACCCTCACGCACCGACGAGCCACGGGCGGCCTGCTCGCCGTGGTCCTCACGCTTGGCGCCTGCGCGTCTTCGAGCACGGACTCGACCCCGGACGCCGCCGCCCCGGACGCGCGGCGCCTCGACGCCGACGATCCGCGTCCGCCTCCGCCTCCGCCGCGGCGGGCGTGGAGCCCCGCCCCGCTCCCGCCGGCCTACGACCCGGGCCCCGCCACTGACCGCGAGCCGCTCGCGCTCCCGGAGCGGGAGTGGGCGTGGGTCCCGCTGCCGCGCACGCGGTGCCTGGACGGATCGTCGAGCGGCGTCCTCATCAGCGCAGGCGCGCCCGACGCGGGCCTGATCCTCTACCTTCAGGAGGGCGGCGCCTGCTTCAACGAGGCCTCTTGCAGCTCCGGCACGTCCCGATTCAGCTTCGGCGCCGAAGCCGGCGAGCGCTTCGCCGAGCGCCTGGACACCTACACGTGGCTCTTCACGCGCGGCGACGCCTCCAACCCCTTCCGAGACTGGACCTTCGTCTTCGTCCCGTACTGCTCGGGCGACGTCTTCGCGGGCGACGTTCTCGAGGCCGAGAGCGGCTTCACCCATGTGGGGGCGGTGAACATGCGCATCGCCCTCGAGCGGCTCACCGACACCTTCGAGCCATCGCATGTATTATTGACGGGATCCAGCGCGGGCGGCTTCGGCGCCGCGATGAGCTACGAACGCGTGCACGACGCGTTCGTGGACGCGCGGGTGACGCTCCTGGATGACTCGGGCACCCCGCTCCACGAGCCCTATATGCCCACCTGCCTCCAGCGGCAGTGGCGCGACGCCTGGGGCCTGACGAGGACGCTCCCGTCCAGCTGCGAGGTGTGCCGCGAACCAGAGGGTGGCGGCCTCGTCGGCCTCCTCTCTCACCTCGCCGAGCGCTATCCCGCCCAGCGCTTCGGTCTGATGACCTACCGCGAGGACTACGTCATCCGCCTCTTCTTCTCGATGGGCTACACGGCGCGCTGCGACGTCTTCACGCTCTACCCTCCGGAGGTCTTCGTCGAGGGGGTCGGGCAGCTCGAGCGAGAGGTGTTCGCGCCTCACGCGAACCTCTCCCTCTTCGTCGCGGAGGGCGCCGAGCACATGCTCCTCCCCGGCGCCGGCTCCGATCCCGACCGGGCCTTCGTCCGCGACCTCGTCTTCGGCGAGTAG
- a CDS encoding tetratricopeptide repeat protein, which translates to MQTRLDAHVGAAPVRRSRSKVLGCLGAMGALAFGSVSLLALVDLALGGTENTSGAMVAGACTGVLAALALAAAIFGFMKVSRPASVDFGDAKAAREQFMKHVDTGSADNQAVNAAAALMLDRRFDESRRAYLAVAEQFPERRGDAYSQVGAACYFLGEYAVAIEWYERALAHGADPSMMRDNIHEAREALGARG; encoded by the coding sequence ATGCAGACACGACTCGACGCCCACGTGGGCGCGGCGCCCGTTCGCCGCTCGCGCAGCAAGGTGCTCGGCTGCCTCGGCGCCATGGGGGCCCTGGCCTTCGGCTCCGTCAGCCTCCTGGCGCTCGTCGACCTCGCGCTGGGGGGAACGGAGAACACGAGCGGGGCGATGGTCGCGGGCGCCTGCACGGGGGTGCTGGCGGCGCTGGCGCTCGCCGCGGCGATCTTCGGGTTCATGAAGGTGAGCCGGCCCGCCAGCGTCGACTTCGGCGACGCAAAGGCCGCCCGCGAGCAGTTCATGAAGCACGTGGACACGGGCTCGGCCGACAACCAGGCCGTCAACGCCGCGGCCGCGCTGATGCTGGACCGACGCTTCGACGAGTCGCGGCGCGCCTACCTCGCGGTCGCCGAACAGTTCCCCGAGCGCCGCGGCGACGCCTACTCGCAGGTCGGCGCAGCCTGCTACTTCCTCGGTGAGTACGCCGTGGCGATCGAGTGGTACGAGCGGGCGCTCGCCCACGGGGCCGACCCGTCGATGATGCGCGACAACATCCACGAGGCGCGCGAGGCGCTCGGCGCCCGAGGCTGA